The Deltaproteobacteria bacterium genome includes a region encoding these proteins:
- a CDS encoding DUF2058 family protein, protein MGLGNLRDQLLQAGLVSEEDAKKAEEAAAKEARRQAARKGGGRPDRRGKGRRGRPEGGEAVESLQLTPEELAAAEAKKAERARQAELQREKAENRKRAQRERQLAEDVRRVAGALGLETSGTDAFFFQSRKGKVKRILVDAELRAKIEAGELAIIEHPLPHAVEFAVVPREGAEAVLGIDPRAVRFYNRSPEEFVGGKV, encoded by the coding sequence CCGAGATCAGCTCCTCCAGGCTGGCCTGGTCAGCGAGGAGGACGCCAAGAAGGCCGAGGAGGCCGCCGCCAAGGAGGCTCGCCGCCAGGCCGCCCGCAAGGGGGGAGGCCGGCCCGACCGCCGGGGCAAGGGCCGGCGGGGGCGGCCGGAGGGGGGCGAGGCCGTCGAGAGCCTCCAGCTGACCCCGGAGGAGCTCGCCGCCGCCGAGGCCAAGAAGGCCGAGCGCGCCCGGCAGGCCGAGCTGCAGCGGGAGAAGGCCGAGAACCGCAAGCGGGCCCAGCGGGAGCGCCAGCTGGCCGAGGACGTCCGCCGGGTGGCGGGCGCCCTGGGCCTGGAGACCTCCGGCACCGACGCCTTCTTCTTCCAGAGCCGCAAGGGCAAGGTGAAGCGGATCCTCGTCGATGCCGAGCTGCGCGCGAAGATCGAGGCCGGAGAGCTGGCCATCATCGAGCACCCCCTCCCCCACGCCGTCGAGTTCGCGGTGGTGCCCCGGGAGGGCGCCGAGGCGGTCCTGGGGATCGATCCCCGCGCGGTGCGCTTCTACAACCGCAGCCCCGAGGAGTTCGTCGGGGGCAAGGTTTGA